ATCTAAAAACATACTCATTTTTCTATTCTCTTTTTCTAGTCTAAAAAAACGCCCTGAAGCGTTTGGATTAAAAGATTGCGCTGAGAGCAGAAGCAAAGATTGCTCCAACTGTCACGATGAGCATGATAATCACGACCAGCATCGTCAATTTTTCAAATCCTGTTTTTTTGCGTTGTCCGTTATCTCCAAAAGCCACGATAACACCTCTATCCTTTAAAAATTACTAGGTCTATTCTAACACGATTGCTCCGTTTTTTCAAATGGAAAACCATGCAAAAAGGCTTTAAGAGAAAACTCTTAAAACCTTTGAATCTTATCTAGTCTTCTTTT
This window of the Streptococcus sanguinis genome carries:
- a CDS encoding DUF4044 domain-containing protein; translated protein: MAFGDNGQRKKTGFEKLTMLVVIIMLIVTVGAIFASALSAIF